Proteins co-encoded in one Capsicum annuum cultivar UCD-10X-F1 chromosome 9, UCD10Xv1.1, whole genome shotgun sequence genomic window:
- the LOC107842737 gene encoding taxadiene 5-alpha hydroxylase isoform X3 — MIVLSYLDFFSTGVQRVALATATNMCKKLPLDVADFVMEAVPLLTNLLQYHDAQKKSPGESLTWEDLGKIKYTWRVAMETLRIFPPIFGGVRQTVKGTKYERYLIPKGWKVLCERHFCRIN; from the exons ATGATTGTGCTTTCGTATCTTGATTTCTTTTCCACTGGTGTTCAG AGAGTAGCACTGGCAACTGCTACTAATATGTGCAAGAAGCTGCCTTTGGATGTTGCTGACTTTGTGATGGAAGCTGTTCCACTGTTGACTAATCTCCTCCAGTATCATGATGCACAG AAGAAGTCACCTGGAGAGTCCCTAACTTGGGAAGACCTTGGCAAGATCAAGTACACCTGGAGAGTGGCAATGGAGACACTCAGAATTTTCCCTCCGATTTTCGGAGGCGTCAGGCAGACTGTAAAAGGCACCAAGTATGAACGCTACCTCATTCCGAAAGGATGGAAA GTTCTATGTGAGAGACATTTTTGTAGAATCAACTAA
- the LOC107842737 gene encoding taxadiene 5-alpha hydroxylase isoform X1 produces the protein MIVLSYLDFFSTGVQRVALATATNMCKKLPLDVADFVMEAVPLLTNLLQYHDAQKKSPGESLTWEDLGKIKYTWRVAMETLRIFPPIFGGVRQTVKGTKYERYLIPKGWKVRSTTPFLKSSILQPVNFGSTLLFSDCQ, from the exons ATGATTGTGCTTTCGTATCTTGATTTCTTTTCCACTGGTGTTCAG AGAGTAGCACTGGCAACTGCTACTAATATGTGCAAGAAGCTGCCTTTGGATGTTGCTGACTTTGTGATGGAAGCTGTTCCACTGTTGACTAATCTCCTCCAGTATCATGATGCACAG AAGAAGTCACCTGGAGAGTCCCTAACTTGGGAAGACCTTGGCAAGATCAAGTACACCTGGAGAGTGGCAATGGAGACACTCAGAATTTTCCCTCCGATTTTCGGAGGCGTCAGGCAGACTGTAAAAGGCACCAAGTATGAACGCTACCTCATTCCGAAAGGATGGAAAGTAAGATCAACAACCCCATTTTTAAAATCTTCTATTCTTCAACCTGTCAATTTTGGTAGTACTCTGTTGTTTTCTGATTGTCAGTAG